The following coding sequences are from one Lysinibacillus sp. FSL W8-0992 window:
- a CDS encoding transglutaminase domain-containing protein, with protein MRKYIYNVVIILFVLQMSHVQVFANYEQQNIATANSIETLQQQIQNEVMQLSTEFDIRYTGNISDLKDQLTELIKHAITDPYIYANISSFKWKYDGYANNIVIQFQFTYHISQEEEAFVEQNLTTIVASMHGLSKLEKIQAAHDYIVLTSEYSKDSEGSQYSPYTLLTENKGVCQAYALVLYRMLEMLDFEVQYVPGKVGEQLHAWVLVKLDNEWYHIDVTWDDPLPDHKGEVRYNYFLVSDKQLAQDHTWDYASFPAATSEKYADWQQITKVEVLTKPLTNYLNYNRGLAMLEENTLHIKQLVEPTPLLFNQDQNNSKSVQIVFDEQNEKFILQRSFTLRPIFVNVKTYAKVGQKRLISVDRTEKRMPQEKYVIIKEVSPLLGAPPSSY; from the coding sequence ATGAGAAAATATATATATAATGTTGTCATTATATTATTTGTTTTACAAATGAGTCATGTGCAAGTATTCGCAAATTATGAACAACAAAATATAGCAACGGCTAATTCAATAGAAACATTACAACAGCAAATTCAGAATGAAGTGATGCAATTGTCTACTGAATTTGATATTCGATACACTGGTAATATATCTGACTTAAAAGACCAACTAACAGAGCTTATAAAACATGCCATTACAGATCCATATATTTACGCCAATATTTCTAGTTTCAAATGGAAATATGATGGCTATGCAAATAATATTGTCATTCAATTTCAGTTTACCTATCATATCTCACAGGAAGAGGAGGCATTTGTCGAGCAAAATTTGACAACTATTGTTGCATCTATGCATGGATTAAGCAAACTGGAGAAAATACAGGCTGCACATGATTATATCGTCTTAACTTCTGAGTATTCAAAGGATAGTGAAGGAAGTCAGTATTCCCCATACACGTTGCTAACTGAAAACAAGGGTGTATGTCAGGCCTATGCTTTAGTACTATATCGGATGTTAGAGATGCTAGACTTTGAAGTACAATATGTACCAGGTAAAGTGGGAGAACAATTGCATGCATGGGTATTAGTGAAGCTTGATAATGAGTGGTACCATATTGATGTTACATGGGATGATCCATTGCCCGATCATAAGGGCGAGGTACGCTATAATTATTTTCTCGTTTCTGATAAGCAACTAGCACAAGATCATACATGGGATTATGCAAGTTTTCCAGCGGCAACAAGTGAGAAATATGCTGATTGGCAGCAAATAACTAAAGTTGAAGTTCTTACGAAACCTTTAACTAATTATTTAAATTATAATAGAGGGCTCGCTATGCTAGAAGAAAATACACTTCATATAAAACAATTAGTAGAACCAACGCCTCTGTTATTCAATCAGGATCAAAATAACAGCAAGTCTGTTCAAATAGTTTTCGATGAACAAAATGAAAAATTCATTCTACAGAGAAGTTTTACGCTTCGTCCGATTTTTGTGAATGTAAAAACGTATGCTAAAGTTGGACAAAAGAGGCTCATTAGCGTTGACAGAACTGAAAAGAGAATGCCACAAGAAAAATACGTCATAATAAAGGAGGTGTCCCCTTTGCTTGGGGCACCTCCTTCTTCATATTAA
- a CDS encoding metal ABC transporter solute-binding protein, Zn/Mn family translates to MKKVFLFFLITVLALFTAACGDKSSTSKQTTDNKDKLSVYTTVYPLSYFTERIGGDFVEVSSIYPPGTNEHTFEPTQKDMMKLADANIFFYIGLGLEGFVENAKKTLAKEDVTMVATAAQISDEKLAVSTGHSHDEEDEADHDHEHDATEEDHHDEHEAHDHGSVDPHVWLSPIISQDLALSIKNTLVEKMPAQEATFTANYEALVKELQDLDSEYKAMADATQDKTFFVSHAAFGYIAGQYGLTQVPIAGLNSQNEPSQKELTAIVDKANDLNIHYILFEQNVSSKLAEVIQKEVGAQSLVLHNLSVLTSDDVKNNETYFTLMKKNMQTLEKALNEHK, encoded by the coding sequence ATGAAAAAAGTATTTCTATTTTTCTTAATTACTGTGCTTGCATTATTTACAGCTGCCTGCGGTGATAAATCATCTACATCGAAACAGACGACGGACAATAAAGACAAGTTATCCGTATACACAACTGTCTATCCATTGAGCTATTTTACAGAGCGAATCGGTGGCGATTTTGTAGAAGTTTCTTCTATTTATCCTCCTGGTACAAACGAGCATACATTTGAGCCAACACAAAAAGATATGATGAAATTAGCAGATGCGAATATATTTTTTTACATCGGCTTAGGGCTTGAGGGCTTTGTTGAAAATGCTAAAAAAACTTTAGCCAAGGAAGACGTTACAATGGTTGCGACTGCAGCTCAAATTTCCGATGAAAAATTAGCGGTTAGCACTGGCCATTCGCATGACGAAGAAGATGAAGCTGATCATGACCATGAACATGATGCAACTGAAGAAGATCACCATGATGAGCATGAAGCTCATGATCATGGTAGTGTCGATCCGCACGTATGGCTCTCGCCTATTATTAGTCAAGATTTAGCACTATCTATTAAAAATACATTAGTTGAAAAAATGCCAGCACAAGAAGCGACATTTACAGCAAATTATGAAGCTCTAGTAAAAGAGCTACAAGATTTAGACAGTGAATACAAAGCGATGGCTGATGCAACTCAAGACAAGACATTTTTTGTGTCACATGCAGCATTTGGCTACATCGCTGGCCAATATGGTTTAACACAAGTCCCAATTGCAGGCTTAAACTCACAAAATGAACCTTCTCAAAAAGAACTAACAGCAATTGTCGATAAAGCGAATGACTTAAATATTCATTACATTTTATTCGAGCAAAATGTTTCTTCTAAATTAGCAGAAGTCATTCAAAAAGAAGTTGGTGCTCAATCACTTGTATTGCATAATTTAAGTGTGTTAACAAGCGATGATGTAAAAAATAATGAAACGTACTTTACATTGATGAAGAAAAATATGCAAACATTAGAGAAGGCACTTAATGAGCATAAGTAA
- the yidD gene encoding membrane protein insertion efficiency factor YidD gives MKYPFIWLIQFYRKFISPMTPPTCRFYPTCSSYGLEAFQKHGAIKGLILTVIRILKCQPLHPGGFDPVPEKWPSKKN, from the coding sequence ATGAAATATCCCTTTATATGGCTCATTCAGTTTTACAGAAAATTCATCTCACCTATGACGCCACCAACGTGCCGCTTCTATCCAACATGCTCCTCATACGGACTAGAAGCTTTTCAAAAGCACGGTGCTATTAAAGGTCTAATATTAACCGTAATACGTATTTTAAAATGCCAGCCACTTCATCCTGGTGGCTTTGATCCTGTGCCTGAAAAATGGCCTTCGAAAAAGAATTAA
- the ytzI gene encoding YtzI protein — translation MSLVSLLTVAIIIVVLVTIATIVSVNRAYAFKHTVDEKPNQSFHQHDE, via the coding sequence ATGAGTTTAGTCTCGCTCTTAACGGTAGCAATCATAATCGTTGTTTTAGTTACAATTGCTACCATTGTAAGTGTCAATCGTGCTTATGCCTTTAAGCATACGGTTGATGAAAAGCCTAATCAAAGTTTTCATCAACACGATGAATAA